One window of Nymphaea colorata isolate Beijing-Zhang1983 chromosome 1, ASM883128v2, whole genome shotgun sequence genomic DNA carries:
- the LOC116260284 gene encoding protein CHROMATIN REMODELING 4 isoform X5 yields MQPNKHLQVDRILGRRLQNDSISSPSNIPEATPELPSNAHQHNSLMVGVEHASHTKKEDDNNLDEKSTPYVNTSEQSGEKYAISEDVNAATSTGEVEKFSKPAPMERFDHERKSHNAESSNSKLPEVNDAHIPIDPSDIDTVTNPTAGILNLDVIPPESPSLNKNLSPYEFLVKWVGKSHIHNSWVSEPQLKVLAKRKLDNFKAKYGNAIINICQEQWIHPQRIIGLRKFNGDKKEVLVKWCGLPYDECTWETLEESAIANAAHLVTKFEKHETGTVAVDATDDDFQKVKVKHELGEIACLDEQPKELKGGSLFPHQLEALNWLRKCWHKSKNVILADEMGLGKTVSACAFISSLYMEFKVNLPCLVLVPLSTMPNWMAEFASWAPHLNVVEYHGSAKARAIIRQHEWHASYPDMPQKRTKKHKFNVILTTYEMVIADSNHLRGVPWEVLVVDEGHRLKNSGSKLFSLLNMFSFQHRVLLTGTPLQNNLGELYNLLNFLQPASFPSLLSFEQKFNDLTSAEKVEELKKLVAPHMLRRLKKDAMQNIPPKTERMVPVELSSIQAEYYRAMLTKNYQILRNIGKGGYQQSMLNIVMQLRKICNHPYLIPGTEPDSGSVEFLQEMRIKASAKLTLLHSMLKILKKQGHRVLIFSQMTRLLDILEDYLTVEYGSASFERVDGSVSVAERQASIARFNQDKDRFVFLLSTRSCGLGINLATADTVIIYDSDFNPHADIQAMNRAHRIGQSNRLLVYRLVVRASVEERILQLAKKKLMLDQLFVNKAESQKEVEDILRWGTEELFNDSGEPVAKVSAENSGKADVLTVPETKHRKKVGGLGDVYRDRCTDGYTRTIWDENAILKLLDRSNIDTVTDGHAEAETECEMLGSVKSVDWNEHEQSEQDGSYIPGIGGEGCEQGSEKKLDPVTADDNEWDRLLKERWEKYQSEEEAALGRGKRLRKAISYKEAFAVVSNDALSEQSSKEDEEVEFEYTPAGRALKEKFTKLRARQKERLAQRNSYSVDSHEQVPLPNFGDTTKSGMNLQLDPGKAVTGSAPVLTDHMIPGVHIDGNRILAHLGELSMRHDHCVGSQSSLLDLSMKPSVSFPPVDVYSSLHGKLSLPSGKLFPFYGTVCGSKDLGHALSQSDVAISNPSQSNCKNGKLEFPFELAVSSQSVDMHHHKFDAVTDMGDETVLREISSQDLQQNSNVGSRRLPFSAISLPDINLQRHRGHEDHGTPYLKLPDGMMLPDLFFQGKNRLKMALPTMNPSSLSHLCPNLSLGIPNEVASESVEDMSTVSPLSTLRRPKHSREAKEDERGMLTLGQIPSAYPSYQQTHKVFDEIFTRNGSNMSRKFKKRHSRSWSEDELDALWVGVRRYGKGNWDSMLRDSKLRFSKHRIPEELSERWEEEQLKILDGVNFPSQEIEQPESFPGISDAMMTRALLGSRFSPLGPGPCMLPKFHAHLTDMKLGQGDSVAGPSNIDYADHPPINLERHHSPIPQIKSGRQRAASVVGSVTGHFDRSGKLIPEEPLPPNPLASTFFGSLPPFNMWNATVGLDLPNKKGEEHISKYLKLPSFLNKSLNALHDLHKLLPTETDHRPKSFGLLKDTATSSSTPNNLPHWLREAVNLPKRRMEPELPPAVSAIAHSVRVLYGDKSVIPSFTNPGPPPFPPRDPRRRLKKRRRLGKISARVRGLVAESFESNAVAEKMPASSLKLAFSDPVSIPAGTSACTSAPWIDTNLSLPTLNLTPASPLPPVHQKSSMKTTICPSPEVLHLVASCAAPGPRLFPALDEPITSSRRSELPTVLNEPGTSYLNELPATSRYENIWESTVVERHDQDHGKAVGGTSSVSYKHLKLTEDDRGSPGLARRRGKHVKCEEHDSDSVNSRKSHSDLRAPDVELDSTQASSEETLSDDGKSGKSEF; encoded by the exons ATGCAGCCCAACAA ACATTTACAGGTTGACCGAATACTTGGTCGTAGACTGCAAAACGATTCTATATCTTCACCATCTAACATTCCAGAGGCTACTCCGGAATTGCCCTCCAATGCCCATCAACATAATTCCTTGATGGTAGGAGTTGAACATGCTTCTCAtacaaaaaaggaagatgacaaTAATTTAGATGAGAAGAGTACTCCTTATGTGAATACTAGTGAACAAAGTGGTGAAAAATATGCTATAAGTGAAGATGTGAATGCAGCTACTAGCACAGGAGAAGTTGAAAAATTTAGCAAACCAGCACCAATGGAACGCTTTGATCATGAAAGGAAATCACATAATGCTGAAAGCAGCAACAGTAAACTTCCTGAGGTTAATGATGCTCATATACCTATAGACCCATCTGACATTGATACTGTAACAAATCCTACAGCAGGAATCCTTAATCTGGACGTGATTCCGCCTGAGAGTCCATCCTTAAACAAGAACCTTTCTCCATATGAATTTTTGGTCAAGTGGGTGGGCAAGTCCCATATTCACAACAGTTGGGTTTCTGAACCACAGCTGAAAGTTCTAGCAAAGAGAAAGTTAGACAATTTCAAAGCAAAGTATGGCAATGCAATTATAAACATTTGCCAAGAACAGTGGATACATCCACAGCGGATTATTGGTCTCCGTAAATTTAATGGCGATAAAAAGGAAGTTTTAGTTAAGTGGTGTGGTCTTCCTTATGATGAATGTACTTGGGAGACCCTTGAAGAATCTGCCATTGCAAATGCTGCTCATCTTGTCACCAAGTTTGAGAAACATGAAACTGGAACAGTGGCTGTGGATGCTACAGACGATGATTTTCAGAAAGTGAAAGTTAAACATGAACTGGGTGAAATTGCCTGCCTTGATGAACAGCCCAAGGAGCTCAAAGGTGGTTCTCTGTTTCCACACCAGTTAGAGGCATTAAACTGGCTGCGAAAATGCTGGCATAAGTCAAAAAACGTGATCCTTGCTGATGAAATGGGACTGGGAAAAACTGTATCTGCTTGTGCTTTCATTTCATCATTGTACATGGAATTTAAAGTAAATTTACCCTGTTTGGTATTGGTACCTCTATCCACCATGCCCAACTGGATGGCTGAATTTGCATCATGGGCTCCTCATTTGAATGTTGTAGAATATCATGGTAGTGCAAAGGCAAGGGCGATCATTCGGCAGCATGAATGGCATGCCAGCTACCCTGATATGCCTCAGAAGAGAACAAAGAAACACAAGTTTAATGTCATATTGACAACCTATGAAATGGTTATTGCTGACTCAAATCATCTTCGTGGCGTGCCTTGGGAGGTACTTGTGGTTGATGAGGGACATCGTCTGAAGAACTCTGGAAGTAAACTCTTCAGTTTGCTCAATATGTTTTCTTTCCAGCACCGCGTGCTTTTGACAGGGACACCTTTGCAGAACAACCTTGGTGAACTTTATAATCTGCTGAATTTCTTGCAGCCAGCCTCATTTCCTTCCTTGTTATCATTTGAGCAGAAATTTAACGATCTTACCTCTGCTGAAAAAGTAGAAGAGTTGAAAAAGCTTGTTGCACCACACATGCTTCGGAGACTCAAGAAAGATGCTATGCAAAACATACCACCTAAGACTGAGCGCATGGTTCCAGTTGAGTTGTCATCCATCCAAGCGGAATACTATCGTGCAATGCTGACAAAAAACTATCAAATCTTACGCAATATTGGTAAAGGAGGGTACCAGCAGTCAATGTTGAATATTGTTATGCAGCTGCGCAAGATCTGCAATCATCCATATCTCATCCCTGGAACTGAACCTGATTCAGGGTCTGTGGAATTCCTGCAAGAAATGCGTATTAAGGCCTCAGCAAAGTTGACTCTATTGCATTCTATGCTCAAGATATTAAAGAAGCAGGGCCATCGTGTGCTTATTTTTTCACAAATGACGAGACTTCTTGATATCCTTGAAGATTATCTGACTGTTGAATATGGGTCTGCATCATTTGAAAGAGTTGATGGATCTGTATCTGTTGCTGAACGTCAAGCATCAATTGCACGATTTAACCAAGATAAAGATCGTTTTGTATTCCTTCTATCTACTCGATCATGTGGCCTTGGCATTAACCTGGCTACTGCAGATACGGTGATTATTTATGATTCTGATTTCAATCCACATGCTGATATTCAAGCAATGAATCGAGCCCATCGAATAGGCCAATCCAATAGGCTTCTTGTATATAGACTCGTTGTTCGTGCTAGCGTTGAGGAGCGTATCCTGCAACTAGCAAAGAAGAAGCTGATGCTTGATCAACTTTTTGTTAATAAGGCAGAATCTCAGAAAGAAGTGGAAGACATTCTTCGATGGGGAACTGAAGAACTATTCAATGATTCTGGTGAGCCTGTAGCCAAGGTTTCAGCAGAGAATTCTGGTAAAGCAGATGTTTTAACAGTACCGGAGACCAAGCACAGGAAGAAGGTTGGTGGTTTAGGAGATGTGTACAGGGACAGATGCACCGATGGCTATACAAGGACAATATGGGATGAAAATGCAATTCTAAAGTTGCTAGATCGTTCCAATATTGATACAGTGACTGATGGACATGCAGAAGCAGAAACAGAATGTGAAATGCTGGGTTCAGTAAAG TCAGTGGACTGGAATGAACATGAACAAAGCGAACAAGATGGCTCATATATTCCTGGTATAGGGGGAGAGGGCTGTGAGCAGGGTTCTGAAAAGAAGTTAGACCCTGTAACTGCTGATGACAATGAGTGGGACCGCCTTCTGAAAGAGAG ATGGGAGAAATATCAAAGTGAAGAGGAAGCAGCTCTTGGTCGTGGAAAGCGCTTGAGAAAGGCAATATCATATAAGGAAGCTTTTGCTGTGGTCTCTAATGATGCCTTGAGTGAG CAGAGCAGTAAGGAAGATGAGGAAGTGGAATTTGAATATACACCGGCTGGTCGAGCCCTGAAAGAAAAATT TACCAAGCTTAGAGCTAGACAGAAGGAACGGCTTGCTCAGAGAAATTCCTATTCAGTGGATTCACATGAACAAGTCCCTCTGCCAAATTTTGGTGACACAACTAAATCAGGGATGAATCTGCAACTTGATCCGGGAAAGGCAGTTACAGGCTCTGCCCCTGTGTTAACTGATCATATGATCCCTGGTGTACATATAGATGGGAACCGAATCTTGGCACACCTTGGTGAGCTTTCGATGAGGCATGATCACTGTGTGGGTTCACAAAGCTCTCTCCTTGATCTTTCTATGAAGCCTTCTGTCTCTTTTCCTCCTGTGGATGTCTACAGTTCTTTACATGGAAAATTATCTCTTCCCTCTGGCAAGTTATTTCCGTTTTATGGGACGGTTTGTGGGAGTAAAGACCTGGGACATGCTCTGTCTCAAAGTGATGTAGCAATCTCAAATCCATCTCAGTCTAATTGCAAGAATGGGAAGCTAGAATTTCCATTTGAACTTGCAGTTAGCAGTCAATCAGTTGATATGCACCATCACAAGTTCGATGCTGTAACTGATATGGGTGATGAAACAGTCTTGAGGGAGATATCTTCCCAGGATTTGCAGCAGAATAGCAATGTAGGAAGCCGGAGGTTACCATTTAGTGCG ATCTCTCTTCCTGATATAAACTTGCAGAGACATCGTGGTCATGAAGATCATGGCACTCCTTATTTGAAACTTCCAGATGGCATGATGCTTCCAGATTTGTTTTTCCAGGGAAAAAACCGACTTAAAATGGCACTACCAACGATGAACCCTTCATCACTTTCTCACCTCTGCCCAAACTTATCCTTGGGCATACCTAATGAAGTGGCCAGTGAATCTGTTGAAGATATGAGTACAGTATCACCATTATCAACTCTCAGGAGACCAAAGCATTCCAGAGAAGCAAAAGAGGATGAGCGAGGCATGCTAACCTTGGGACAGATTCCATCTGCTTATCCATCATATCAGCAGACTCACAAGGTCTTCGATGAGATCTTCACAAGAAATGGTTCAAATATGTCTCGCAAGTTCAAGAAAAGACATTCAAGATCCTGGTCAGAGGATGAGCTTGATGCCCTTTGGGTAGGTGTGCGTAGATATGGAAAAGGAAATTGGGATTCCATGCTGAGAGACTCCAAATTAAGATTCTCTAAGCATCGGATTCCTGAGGAGCTCTCTGAAAGGTGGGAAGAAGAACAgctcaaaattttggatggggTTAATTTTCCATCACAGGAAATTGAACAGCCAGAATCTTTTCCTGGTATTTCAGATGCAATGATGACACGGGCTTTGCTGGGCAGCAGATTTTCACCTTTAGGGCCAGGCCCATGTATGCTTCCTAAATTTCATGCTCATTTGACAGACATGAAACTAGGACAGGGTGATTCAGTTGCAGGACCTTCTAACATTGATTATGCCGACCATCCCCCAATCAACTTGGAAAGGCATCACTCGCCAATTCCACAAATAAAATCTGGTAGACAAAGAGCAGCTTCTGTTGTTGGTTCCGTCACAGGGCATTTTGACAGGTCTGGCAAGTTGATTCCGGAGGAGCCCCTCCCACCTAATCCTTTGGCAAGCACCTTCTTTGGGTCTCTCCCACCTTTCAATATGTGGAATGCAACTGTCGGTTTGGATTTGCCGAACAAGAAAGGGGAAGAGCATATATCAAAGTATCTTAAATTGCCGTCTTTTCTAAACAAGTCTCTTAATGCTTTGCATGATCTGCACAAGCTTCTCCCCACGGAAACTGATCACAGGCCAAAGTCGTTTGGTTTACTGAAAGATACTGCTACAAGCAGTTCTACTCCAAACAACTTGCCTCATTGGCTTAGGGAGGCGGTTAATTTGCCTAAAAGAAGAATGGAGCCTGAGTTGCCTCCTGCTGTTTCTGCGATTGCACATTCTGTGCGTGTACTGTATGGGGATAAGAGTGTAATCCCTTCATTTACTAATCCAGGTCCTCCTCCCTTCCCACCAAGGGATCCTAGGAGACGTCTTAAAAAGAGAAGACGATTGGGCAAGATCTCTGCTCGTGTGCGAGGCCTTGTGGCTGAAAGTTTTGAAAGCAATGCAGTTGCAGAAAAGATGCCTGCTAGCTCCTTGAAGCTCGCCTTTTCTGATCCAGTTTCAATTCCAGCGGGAACTTCTGCTTGCACATCAGCTCCTTGGATTGATACAAACCTCAGTCTTCCGACCTTAAACTTGACGCCAGCTTCACCATTGCCACCAGTGCACCAGAAGTCATCCATGAAAACAACCATCTGTCCGTCTCCCGAGGTGCTTCACCTTGTGGCCTCATGCGCTGCTCCTGGTCCCCGTTTATTTCCTGCACTTGATGAACCAATCACAAGCTCTAGGAGAAGTGAGCTGCCAACTGTGCTTAATGAACCGGGTACAAGTTATCTGAATGAGCTCCCAGCCACATCTAGGTACGAGAACATATGGGAAAGCACAGTTGTGGAGAGACATGATCAGGACCATGGCAAAGCCGTTGGAGGCACTAGCAGTGTGAGTTATAAGCATCTGAAGCTTACTGAGGATGACAGGGGCTCACCTGGTTTGGCTAGGCGTAGAGGAAAACACGTCAAATGCGAGGAGCACGACAGTGACAGTGTGAACTCAAGGAAAAGTCACTCCGACCTACGTGCGCCTGATGTGGAACTGGATTCAACGCAGGCATCATCAGAGGAGACTCTCTCTGACGATGGCAAAAGCGGCAAAAGCGAATTCTAG